Proteins encoded together in one Actinomycetota bacterium window:
- a CDS encoding methyl-accepting chemotaxis protein, with product MDEVRDSTVKGGLSARFTILTWVTIAPAVGIGLGLTAAFAAWTLHLRFGEMLPVMLIGAVLMCVCGVPGTLWWRWAFKREVLRPLRDLGAVMVTAGRGDLRARAAVGRRDEIGILAEECNALIGSLAGIASNVRRSAESVSAAAAELSASSQEINSSTIEISSSVQQIAHGAELQSRKVEETSSAVEGITRSMNDVAMQALESAQVSEAAAKATEKGEEATAEAVVKIREVKAAIDTLSESVDLLGRRSEQIGDIVDVITSIADQTNLLSLNAAIEAARAGESGRGFSVVAEEVRKLAEGSGKAAEQIGELIKEVQAETAKAVRFMEIGAREVAVGTDVVDKTGEVLREISSSVSRTAILAEAIAKAVQDQAGRGASLDKAIHDIAAVVEENAASAEETAAAAEQQTACMEEISSAAQELADMSRRLEDSVHQFQVD from the coding sequence ATGGACGAGGTCCGGGACAGTACCGTCAAGGGCGGGCTTTCGGCGAGGTTCACGATCCTGACCTGGGTGACGATCGCGCCGGCGGTCGGGATCGGCCTGGGTCTGACCGCTGCGTTCGCGGCATGGACGCTTCACCTGAGGTTCGGCGAGATGCTCCCGGTCATGCTGATCGGTGCGGTCCTCATGTGCGTCTGCGGCGTCCCGGGCACCCTGTGGTGGCGCTGGGCGTTCAAGCGCGAGGTGCTGCGCCCGCTGCGTGACCTCGGCGCGGTCATGGTCACGGCCGGGCGTGGCGACCTGCGCGCCCGTGCGGCGGTCGGCCGCCGTGACGAGATCGGCATCCTCGCCGAGGAGTGCAACGCGCTCATCGGCTCGCTCGCGGGCATCGCGTCGAACGTGCGCCGCTCGGCCGAGTCGGTGTCCGCCGCCGCCGCCGAGCTGTCCGCGTCCTCGCAGGAGATCAACTCCTCCACCATCGAGATCTCGTCGTCCGTGCAGCAGATCGCGCACGGCGCCGAGCTGCAGTCCCGCAAGGTGGAGGAGACGTCCTCGGCGGTCGAGGGCATCACGCGCAGCATGAACGACGTCGCGATGCAGGCGCTCGAGTCCGCGCAGGTCAGCGAGGCCGCAGCGAAGGCGACCGAGAAGGGCGAGGAGGCCACCGCCGAGGCGGTCGTCAAGATCCGCGAGGTCAAGGCCGCCATCGACACGCTGTCCGAGTCGGTGGACCTGCTCGGGCGTCGCTCCGAGCAGATCGGCGACATCGTCGACGTCATCACCTCGATCGCCGACCAGACGAACCTGCTGTCACTCAACGCCGCGATCGAGGCGGCGCGCGCCGGCGAGTCGGGGCGCGGCTTCTCGGTCGTCGCGGAGGAGGTCCGCAAGCTCGCGGAGGGCTCCGGCAAGGCCGCCGAGCAGATCGGCGAACTCATCAAGGAGGTCCAGGCCGAGACCGCCAAGGCGGTGCGCTTCATGGAGATCGGCGCCCGCGAGGTCGCGGTCGGGACCGACGTCGTCGACAAGACCGGCGAGGTGCTGCGCGAGATCAGCAGCTCGGTGTCGCGTACCGCCATCCTTGCCGAGGCGATCGCGAAGGCCGTCCAGGACCAGGCCGGCCGCGGCGCATCGCTGGACAAGGCCATCCACGACATCGCGGCGGTCGTCGAGGAGAACGCCGCGTCGGCCGAGGAGACCGCGGCTGCGGCCGAGCAGCAGACGGCGTGCATGGAGGAGATCTCCTCCGCGGCGCAGGAGCTTGCCGACATGTCGCGCCGGCTCGAGGACTCCGTCCATCAGTTCCAGGTCGACTAG
- a CDS encoding chemotaxis protein CheW yields the protein MDGGSAGYVLFRVADEMFGLPIERVQSIIRYERGTPVPRAPEVVEGVINLRGRIVPVVDLVKRLGRGEFEPGPTARIVVAEGAAGLVGLAVDAASEVVRIDPASVQPAPAAALSAETADAFEGVTEYEGTLVILLDLDQAVPRAEYASAVEAAAIEEGGTRG from the coding sequence GTGGACGGCGGTTCCGCAGGGTACGTCCTGTTCCGGGTTGCCGACGAGATGTTCGGCCTCCCCATCGAGCGGGTTCAGAGCATCATCCGGTACGAGCGCGGCACGCCGGTACCGCGGGCTCCGGAGGTGGTCGAGGGCGTGATCAATCTGCGCGGCCGCATCGTCCCCGTCGTCGACCTGGTCAAGCGGCTCGGCAGGGGCGAGTTCGAGCCGGGCCCGACGGCGCGCATCGTCGTCGCGGAGGGCGCGGCCGGGCTGGTCGGCCTGGCGGTCGACGCGGCCAGCGAGGTCGTGCGCATCGACCCGGCGAGCGTGCAGCCTGCTCCCGCGGCGGCGCTGTCCGCGGAGACCGCCGACGCGTTCGAGGGCGTCACCGAGTACGAGGGCACCCTGGTCATCCTTCTCGACCTCGACCAGGCCGTGCCGAGGGCAGAGTACGCGTCGGCCGTCGAGGCGGCGGCCATCGAGGAAGGCGGGACACGTGGCTAG
- a CDS encoding response regulator, producing the protein MARSILVVDDAAFMRMMIRDILSKEGYTIHEAVNGRDALDKFEEVRPDLVTMDITMPEMNGLDALRAIREIDADARILMVSAMGQQKMIVEALEAGALDFLVKPFQPTKVLETVKKCLQSPTD; encoded by the coding sequence GTGGCTAGGTCCATCCTGGTCGTCGATGATGCCGCGTTCATGCGCATGATGATCCGCGACATCCTGTCGAAGGAGGGCTACACCATCCACGAGGCCGTCAACGGTCGCGACGCCCTCGACAAGTTCGAGGAGGTCCGGCCCGACCTCGTCACGATGGACATCACCATGCCCGAGATGAACGGGCTGGACGCACTGCGCGCGATCCGCGAGATCGACGCTGATGCACGCATCCTCATGGTCAGTGCGATGGGGCAGCAGAAGATGATCGTCGAGGCGCTCGAAGCCGGAGCTCTCGACTTCCTCGTCAAGCCGTTCCAGCCGACGAAGGTGCTGGAGACCGTCAAGAAGTGCCTGCAGTCGCCGACCGATTGA